The Euphorbia lathyris chromosome 3, ddEupLath1.1, whole genome shotgun sequence genome contains a region encoding:
- the LOC136223454 gene encoding uncharacterized protein isoform X1 produces the protein MATPTTLSLLPSLGFTSPSSSSSSSSPCTSLSSSSFFPGGTHLWSHQRFSSSSSLISSSSTSFKFRTKASSNRFGPVINASGDYYATLGVPKSATVKDIKAAYRKLARQFHPDVNKEPGATEKFKEISAAYEVLSDDKKRALYDQYGEAGVKSTVGGSSAYATNPFDLFETFFGPSMSGFSGMETGFGTRRRSTVTKGEDLRYDITLNFSDAIFGVEKEFELNHLETCEVCTGTGAKIGSKKRICSTCGGRGQVMRTEQTPFGLFSQVSVCPSCGGDGEVISDFCRKCSGEGRNRVRKSIKVRVPPGVTTGSILRVLGEGDAGPRGGPPGDLYVYLDVEEITGIQRDGINLNSTISISYLDAILGAVVKVKTVEGITDLQIPAGTQPGDVLVLAKKGVPKLNRPSIRGDHLFTVKVTIPNRVSGKERELLEELASLSNSTSPRTRIRPKTQPATADKSREAPVETVAEESDQSRESGDGNEVWQKLKDFAGSVANGALKWLKDNL, from the exons ATGGCTACACCTACTACGCTCTCTCTTCTCCCTTCTTTGGGTTTCACttcgccttcctcttcttcttcctcttcttctccttgtACTTCTTTATCTTCTTCCTCATTCTTCCCCGGTGGGACCCACCTCTGGTCTCACCAAAgattttcctcttcttcttctttaatctCTTCATCTTCTACTTCTTTCAAGTTCAGGACCAAGGCCTCCTCGAATCGTTTTGGCCCGGTCATTAATGCTTCCGGAGATTATTATGCTACTCTTGGAGTTCCCAAATCTGCTACTGTTAAAGATATTAAGGCTGCTTATAGAAAGTTAGCTCGCCAG TTCCACCCAGATGTTAACAAGGAACCTGGAGCAACTGAAAAGTTCAAGGAGATAAGTGCTGCTTATGAG GTGCTATCAGATGATAAAAAGAGGGCCTTATACGATCAGTATGGTGAAGCTGGGGTCAAGAGTACAGTTGGAGGTTCAAGTGCTTATGCG ACGAATCCTTTTGATCTGTTTGAGACATTTTTTGGGCCAAGCATGAGTGGTTTTTCTGGGATGGAAACTGGGTTTGGGACGCGCCGTCGTAGTACTGTTACTAAGGGTGAAGACCTACG TTATGACATTACTTTGAATTTTTCGGATGCTATATTTGGAGTTGAAAAAGAATTTGAGCTTAATCATTTGGAAACTTGTGAAGTTTGCACTGGTACTGGAGCAAAGATTGGCTCCAAGAAGCGAATATGCTCAACTTGTGGTGGGAGGGGTCAAGTTATGAGAACTGAGCAAACACCCTTTGGCTTGTTTTCACAG GTTTCGGTGTGTCCCAGCTGCGGTGGGGATGGTGAAGTCATTTCTGATTTCTGTCGAAAATGTTCTGGTGAAGGGCGTAATCGTGTTAGGAAAAGTATCAAAGTCAGAGTCCCTCCTGGAGTTACGACAGGCAGTATTCTTAGAGTCCTTGGAGAAGGGGATGCTGGACCAAGGGG TGGTCCTCCTGGAGATCTTTATGTCTATCTTGATGTTGAGGAGATAACTGGAATCCAACGAGACGGCATAAATCTCAACTCAACAATTTCAATCAGTTATCTAGATGCAATTCTGGGGGCTGTAGTGaag GTAAAAACGGTTGAAGGAATTACTGATCTTCAGATTCCAGCAGGTACTCAGCCTGGAGATGTGTTAGTCCTGGCAAAGAAAGGTGTTCCTAAATTGAATAGACCATCTATCCGTGGCGATCACTTATTTACTGTTAAAGTTACCATACCTAATCGTGTAAG TGGGAAAGAACGTGAATTACTTGAGGAACTTGCTTCTCTGAGTAATTCCACCAGCCCTCGTACACGAATTCGTCCCAAAACTCAACCTGCAA CTGCAGATAAAAGCAGGGAGGCTCCAGTAGAAACTGTTGCTGAGGAAAGTGATCAATCAAGGGAATCGGGGGATGGAAACGAAGTGTGGCAGAAGTTAAAAGATTTTGCAGG GTCTGTTGCAAATGGCGCTCTGAAATGGCTGAAAGACAACCTCTAG
- the LOC136223454 gene encoding uncharacterized protein isoform X2, whose protein sequence is MATPTTLSLLPSLGFTSPSSSSSSSSPCTSLSSSSFFPGGTHLWSHQRFSSSSSLISSSSTSFKFRTKASSNRFGPVINASGDYYATLGVPKSATVKDIKAAYRKLARQFHPDVNKEPGATEKFKEISAAYEVLSDDKKRALYDQYGEAGVKSTVGGSSAYATNPFDLFETFFGPSMSGFSGMETGFGTRRRSTVTKGEDLRYDITLNFSDAIFGVEKEFELNHLETCEVCTGTGAKIGSKKRICSTCGGRGQVMRTEQTPFGLFSQVSVCPSCGGDGEVISDFCRKCSGEGRNRVRKSIKVRVPPGVTTGSILRVLGEGDAGPRGGPPGDLYVYLDVEEITGIQRDGINLNSTISISYLDAILGAVVKVKTVEGITDLQIPAGTQPGDVLVLAKKGVPKLNRPSIRGDHLFTVKVTIPNRVSGKERELLEELASLSNSTSPRTRIRPKTQPANKSREAPVETVAEESDQSRESGDGNEVWQKLKDFAGSVANGALKWLKDNL, encoded by the exons ATGGCTACACCTACTACGCTCTCTCTTCTCCCTTCTTTGGGTTTCACttcgccttcctcttcttcttcctcttcttctccttgtACTTCTTTATCTTCTTCCTCATTCTTCCCCGGTGGGACCCACCTCTGGTCTCACCAAAgattttcctcttcttcttctttaatctCTTCATCTTCTACTTCTTTCAAGTTCAGGACCAAGGCCTCCTCGAATCGTTTTGGCCCGGTCATTAATGCTTCCGGAGATTATTATGCTACTCTTGGAGTTCCCAAATCTGCTACTGTTAAAGATATTAAGGCTGCTTATAGAAAGTTAGCTCGCCAG TTCCACCCAGATGTTAACAAGGAACCTGGAGCAACTGAAAAGTTCAAGGAGATAAGTGCTGCTTATGAG GTGCTATCAGATGATAAAAAGAGGGCCTTATACGATCAGTATGGTGAAGCTGGGGTCAAGAGTACAGTTGGAGGTTCAAGTGCTTATGCG ACGAATCCTTTTGATCTGTTTGAGACATTTTTTGGGCCAAGCATGAGTGGTTTTTCTGGGATGGAAACTGGGTTTGGGACGCGCCGTCGTAGTACTGTTACTAAGGGTGAAGACCTACG TTATGACATTACTTTGAATTTTTCGGATGCTATATTTGGAGTTGAAAAAGAATTTGAGCTTAATCATTTGGAAACTTGTGAAGTTTGCACTGGTACTGGAGCAAAGATTGGCTCCAAGAAGCGAATATGCTCAACTTGTGGTGGGAGGGGTCAAGTTATGAGAACTGAGCAAACACCCTTTGGCTTGTTTTCACAG GTTTCGGTGTGTCCCAGCTGCGGTGGGGATGGTGAAGTCATTTCTGATTTCTGTCGAAAATGTTCTGGTGAAGGGCGTAATCGTGTTAGGAAAAGTATCAAAGTCAGAGTCCCTCCTGGAGTTACGACAGGCAGTATTCTTAGAGTCCTTGGAGAAGGGGATGCTGGACCAAGGGG TGGTCCTCCTGGAGATCTTTATGTCTATCTTGATGTTGAGGAGATAACTGGAATCCAACGAGACGGCATAAATCTCAACTCAACAATTTCAATCAGTTATCTAGATGCAATTCTGGGGGCTGTAGTGaag GTAAAAACGGTTGAAGGAATTACTGATCTTCAGATTCCAGCAGGTACTCAGCCTGGAGATGTGTTAGTCCTGGCAAAGAAAGGTGTTCCTAAATTGAATAGACCATCTATCCGTGGCGATCACTTATTTACTGTTAAAGTTACCATACCTAATCGTGTAAG TGGGAAAGAACGTGAATTACTTGAGGAACTTGCTTCTCTGAGTAATTCCACCAGCCCTCGTACACGAATTCGTCCCAAAACTCAACCTGCAA ATAAAAGCAGGGAGGCTCCAGTAGAAACTGTTGCTGAGGAAAGTGATCAATCAAGGGAATCGGGGGATGGAAACGAAGTGTGGCAGAAGTTAAAAGATTTTGCAGG GTCTGTTGCAAATGGCGCTCTGAAATGGCTGAAAGACAACCTCTAG